Part of the Spinacia oleracea cultivar Varoflay chromosome 5, BTI_SOV_V1, whole genome shotgun sequence genome, AGGAAGATACTCTGTTTCGTCGCAATGAAAAAGGAGAATCAATCTCATGTTAAAGAGTTACGGCCTTACGGGTCATGTTTATACAATTACGATGTGATGAGTCACGTAGTCAGGTTTATTCAATAATGACTACAATTATGATGTGATTTCCCTATAATGTTTTTAACGGCTAAAGCTGTACGGAATTCATATTAAGAAGTTGTAAGGAAAAAGTTAAAGCATGACTGCTTATATTTGAAGTTTAAAATAAGACTGTTTATTCTGAACTTGCCTATTTTCTCATTAAGGCTAGGCTTGGCAACTATTTTAACTCCCTTTAGGTGCAAATAATTTAAGTTGCCTTAAATAATTAGAAGTGTTTGACATTAACCAAAGCAACGTATGTAAATTAGTTGCTGAAATTGGATTTAAACTCCAAAGCATTGCGTGCAGAAATCAAAACTaaagaaatatatatgcttcAACAAACAGATGGCAGAGTTGAAATCACAAAATCTATAAAAAGGAAAAGGAGGAGAGACATTACGTGTTGCTGGGTTGAAGAGATCGGGACAGGGAGCTTTTCCGAGTTTATCTCGGAGATTAACAAAAAGAGTATATTAAGTGGcatttcgttaaataaaagaCATCACCTACCAACTCCAGCTTCCTCGTATTCAATGACTCCCTTCCGCGGAGTACCGCCCCATCTTCAATTGCACCTTCTCCCACTCTCTCTCCATCGTCCACATGCTATTACGCTACAACATCCTCGTTCTCATCGGTGGTGGTCCCCACCCTCAGTTCTGACCACCGGTGCTGTTGCATCGGTGAATTCGGCTCCGCCATCCTCTTCAATAACCGCAAGCTGCAACCAATCCAAACCACGAGCAGACGGATCTTCTTGCACTCTTAGTGTGTTGCTGCCTGCCACCAACACCACGCTGACATGCTAGTAGCAACCGATAACCTTGTTGTCCCCTCTGCCTCCTTCCATGTCTTCCAGATCTGATTGCATCCAAATTCGAATAATATACACTCAGTATACAAAAATATACAGTCAAATAAGCCTAATTCATAGtcattttataaaaatatacaGTTAGAATCTTATAACATACAGTCACTTTTATATTAAATGACTTCACCTTTTTTTTCCAAGTATGCCCCTTGATTTACTTGTTCTTGTTAATCAAGGAGATAAACTTGGAATTTCTCTGGGGCGGGTAGTGAGGTTTTTCATATTTCAAGGAAACGGGTGGCTatactttattatattttgggTGCAAATACAAGGGTGGCTTTGTTAGTTTGTACATGTGTTATGCATGTATGTAATatcaaaaaactaaaattgatAGGTATATTTTGAATTGTTTgagatttaatattttatttatatgtatTTTGCAACAGAAATATTTAGAAgggaaatataataaatatcaATTAAAACACCTTAAACTTAAAAAACTAATTTTACATAAAAATTGTGCATTATGAAATACGTGATTCCACGAAATGTGGATATAAAACTAGTTTCCTcttagggggtgtttggttcgcAGAGTGTAAAGGGAATGGAATCAACAAAGGGAAAGAAAGAGAATGGGAATGAATCCCTTTGATTTAGAATATTGTTTGGTGGGAACAAAAAGAATGGGAAGAAAGCACAGTGTAAAAAAccagaaaaaggaaaaaggaagcCGGAGAAGAAGGCGGCACCGACATCGGAGGAGAACCCCACACACCGCCGCCTATTCTCCCTCGCCGCCGCCTCTTCTCCCCGGTAGATCTGGCCGCCGCCGTCGCATATCCTCCCACAGACCTAGACGTCGCCGCCTTCCCCTTACTTTTCTCATATTTTCATGGTTAAATTTGAGGTTTAAATGGTCTAATTCGACCATAAAAACACCAGATCTGGAGTttttatggtcgaatttgacTATTTAAAGCCATGATTGAGAGTTTTGTGGATGAAGCTCGAAGTCGCCATTAATGGTGAAGCTTTAGAGCTCGAGCGGCGACGGAGATGGTGGAGTTTCCGGATGATGAAGCCGAATCGGCGGCGGAAGGTAGACGGTTTGGAGGCGGCAGCGACGGAGGCGGTGGACGGTTTGGAGGCGGCGGTGGAGGGTCTTGGTCTGGGTTGTGGGTTAGAGGAGGGAGAGAGGGGGTGGGAAAAGTGAAGGAGGGAATGGAATGGGAaagtgtgggggggggggggggggatgagTGTAGAAGGTTTTGGGGTAAACTCAATAATGAAAAAGGTAAAGGGAATGAAGAAATAGGcacaacaaacaacaacaaagggtATGATATCCttccattcccattccctttgattattacccccaaccaaacgcccccttagTCTCTTACAAACCAAgccttaaaaataaaaataaatacatCACCATTTCAGAAAAATGTGTGAATGGTAACATACTTAAATAAAACTAGTATTGACCCCGTGCCATGCACGGCTTTTGTTATGTATTAAATGTGACTTTAATTTTTCAATTCATCATACGACTAAGAgtgaaatgtattttatttcgTGTGTCATTAAAAAAACAACGTTGATAATAATATAAGTTGGtaattatattatttgaaattaatggaaaaattaaaagataaagGGGCATGAAATTTATCGAAGGTGAAGGGGCATGAATATTTTTGGTGGTGAAAAGACATATTGGAGAACGAAGGGGCATGATTATTTTTGGTGATGAAAAGACATATTGGAGAAGGAAGGGGCATAAagtttaaagaaaataaaatgggAATGTTCTAAAGATGGTCTATACTCTTGCAAATGTTGTTATTAAATCGGAGGCTGAAGAGGAACTCCAATTGAAACTAAAAActactgaaaattaaaaattacaatTGAATACTTGCCCTTAATTTATTTCTCTTGATTTATACGCAGGAGAATAAACGATAGGAGAGATTGAGCAGTAACAGAATAAGGTAGTTTATTCTCTATCAAACACGTGAAAATGGCAATGGATTTTTGAGTGAAGAAAGATTTcagttatttttctttttgatgAACAGAAACATAGTTTCTTAGTTTCTTTTAAGATAAAGAAAAAAATTGTGGAATGCTAAAAGAGGCCACGTGGCACTCTATATGGGCTTTAAACTTCTCCGTTATTAAATATTAGAATagatattttcaaaattaaaccaTGGACGGAGTATAAATTTTGCTCTTTTCCTTCGATCTAATTTCTCTGTAAACTTGGCGGGAAATACAAACTTAATTTATCCAACAACATGCTGAAGGATGAGTTTGACAACCCACATCACATCCTCTTCTCTGCAACCAGTCACGAAATTCACCCAACCAACTACCGGAAACTCGCACATCTTCTTCGGCACTGTCATCGCATACACCGCCACCACAACCGCCGCCGCAAGATACACCGGTGATTCCACGAACATCCgcgaaatatcatcgttttcgtaTATCAAATCCATGACATCGCAACACACTTGAAAGCTCACCATTTCTCCAACCCTAGCCACCTCTTTGAGCTTCAACGTCAACTCTTGAATCACCAAAAACACCGAATTCTTCATCGTCCCAACTTCGAAATTGAGGGATTGCAGAAATAGGATTTCGGCGTCCAGGTAATCGGTTTTTGTGAAATGTTGATCTTTGATGCATTGATCGCCGATTGATTTTAGGGTTTTAAGAGCGAGAGGGGGAGAATCGTGGGTTTTGCTGGAAATCCAGAGGGAGATGAGAGAGAATAGCTGCAGATGTGGGAAATGAAGAGGGTTTTTTAACAGCCAGTGGTGGTGGGTGTTCCGGTAGCGGGAGGAGGAGAGATGAGGGATGAAACGGTGGGCAAAGAGAGAGAGGGCGGAGTATTTGACGATGGGAGATGATTTGAGTTGGTCGGCGCAATTGATGAGGAATTTGACGGCTTGGAGGCGGCGTGATggtgatgaagatgaagatgaaggaaTCTGCTCGTTGGTGGCTATCTTCTTCGTCTCTGTCATCGCGAAAATGTTAAAATGTGCAAATCTTCAACTTCAATTTTTACTCAAAAACATTCCAAATTGGAACTTTTAGGTACTCGTAAAAGAATTGTGCATCCCCTTTAGGAAGTTTCTGTCCAATTATATTCGGCTCAAAATATATATGATTTTGAAAGGGAAGATGAGAGACTGCAACAGATGTTGAGCAACTATAGGGGGAGAAAAAGCTAAAAAGGCTCAGATGCACGCTTAAATTCTTCAGGTAGTTCTGATGGTGGTGGCGAACCCAGTGCCACAACAATGTGCAGTTTTCATCACAGCTCACAGATTTAATGCACCAGCCGGAAATCAACCCGGGTCTATACCGTGGCAGGGTACTATTCTACCACTAGACCACTGGTGCTTGTTGTTTCATTATTACCAATTTTAACATATAATTTATTCAATTTTCCATGAATATGAGGGAATTTTCAGCATTTGGGCCCATAAAAGTTATTATGTTCAGCTAACAAATAAAGGAAAATGCGGTGTGCAAAACTGCAAATAACGTAACAACAGCAAGCTCAGATGCACCTATTATTTCATCAGGTAGATCTGAAAGATGGTATTGGTGGCTAACCCTTAGTGCCACATAATGCATAATTTTCATCACTGCTTGCATATTTTTGCACCAGTCGGGACTGGTTTGTATACTGTGGCAGGGGACTATTCTACCACTAGACCACTGGTCCATAGTATGGAGTATGGACTACTAcgtttgaaaattgaaaataaaataattcaagTTTACCTCTTTGGCTTTGTCATTTAGGTTAGAAAGTTTGGTTCTTGATTTGGATAATAACTCAAACCGAATCCAAACTAAATtggactcaatccaatctaaaTCAAACCaatattctaaatttttgaataTGTAAATATGCAAATTAAAACAGGCTTTTTGGGTTGGACTAGGGATTTTAATTGGTCCATACCTAAAAATCGTCAtatatctattacattatactaaaacatacaccagaaatgacacatgtcacttcctaGTACAAAATTTTTCCGCCAAAAAGACATTtctactttatttttattttattttcttcccTTTT contains:
- the LOC110783823 gene encoding cyclin-J18; its protein translation is MTETKKIATNEQIPSSSSSSPSRRLQAVKFLINCADQLKSSPIVKYSALSLFAHRFIPHLSSSRYRNTHHHWLLKNPLHFPHLQLFSLISLWISSKTHDSPPLALKTLKSIGDQCIKDQHFTKTDYLDAEILFLQSLNFEVGTMKNSVFLVIQELTLKLKEVARVGEMVSFQVCCDVMDLIYENDDISRMFVESPVYLAAAVVVAVYAMTVPKKMCEFPVVGWVNFVTGCREEDVMWVVKLILQHVVG